Genomic DNA from Nonomuraea rubra:
GCCGACGGAGAAGGGTCCGCGGCCCTACCCCGACTGGCTCGTCACCGAGCTGGCAGCCGTCGACACCGAGCACGGCATCCTCAAGACGGGCAAGGAGGCCGACGTCCACCTGATCTCCCGCGGCGTGCCGGGCACCGACCGCGTCTGCCTGCTGGCCGCCAAGCGGTACCGCTCGTCCGAGCATCGCCTCTTCCACCGCGACGCCGGCTACCTGGAGGGCCGCAGGACCCGCGACGACCGCATGAACCGGGCCATGGCCGGCCGGACGGCGTTCGGCAAGCAGGTCATCGCCGCGCAGTGGGCGGTGGCCGAGTTCTCGGCGCTGTGCCGGCTGTGGGAGCTGGGGGTGCCGGTGCCGTACCCGGTGCAGATCGTGGGGACGGAGATCCTCCAGGAGTTCGTCGGGACGGCAGGCGGGTACGCGGCGCCGCGGCTGGCGCAGGTGAGCGAGGGGCTCGGCGACCTGTGGGAGCAGCTCGTGGCGGCCATGGTCACGCTGGCCCGCGAGGGGCTCGCCCACGGGGACCTGTCGGCGTACAACCTGCTGGTCCACGACGGCAGGCTGGTGGTCATCGACCTGCCGCAGATCGTGGACGTGATCGCGCATCCGGTGGGCCCGGCGTTCCTCGACCGTGACGCGCGCAACGTCGCCACCTGGTTCGCCGCCAAGGGCGTCGCCGCCGCCGACGCGGACGCCCTGGCCGCCCTGCTCCGCAAGGAGGCCGGGCTGCTCCCCTGACGCCTCAGCCGAGGGCTTCGATGGTGGCGCGCAGCCAGGCGAGCTCGGCCTGGCTGGTGGCGTGGGCGATGGCCAGCAGGCCCTGGCGGAACGGGTCGGCGAACTCCCCGGCCGCCATCGGCCGGTCGCCGTCGTAGAAGAAGCTCGTCGGCTCCTCCAGGAACGCCAGCCGCCTGCGCAGCACCGCCGCCTGCTCCTTCGGCTCGTCCAG
This window encodes:
- a CDS encoding serine protein kinase RIO, whose translation is MPKHSQHRRRGKHALDADDLEWLENTPETAPGSLSGAYDGPPEGDRWSTWDQSTPTEKGPRPYPDWLVTELAAVDTEHGILKTGKEADVHLISRGVPGTDRVCLLAAKRYRSSEHRLFHRDAGYLEGRRTRDDRMNRAMAGRTAFGKQVIAAQWAVAEFSALCRLWELGVPVPYPVQIVGTEILQEFVGTAGGYAAPRLAQVSEGLGDLWEQLVAAMVTLAREGLAHGDLSAYNLLVHDGRLVVIDLPQIVDVIAHPVGPAFLDRDARNVATWFAAKGVAAADADALAALLRKEAGLLP